The Pseudomonas sp. R4-35-07 genome contains a region encoding:
- a CDS encoding YscO family type III secretion system apparatus protein, with amino-acid sequence MSHSETLPGEIETLRRLRRYRADRAERALREAKRSQQALVAHIQQAQDLLEKTRQEEQRQCAQLLSEHQGQVVSVQALKSWNRKEQSLSAGTRREEGQVQQLQGQQEQREVEVGIAQKHVTQCLRQVEKLQELANLLTQEPL; translated from the coding sequence ATGTCCCATTCTGAAACGTTGCCCGGTGAGATCGAAACCCTGCGGCGCTTGCGTCGGTACCGGGCCGATCGTGCCGAACGTGCGCTGCGCGAGGCCAAACGATCACAGCAGGCATTGGTGGCGCACATCCAGCAGGCCCAAGACCTGCTGGAGAAAACCCGTCAGGAAGAGCAGCGCCAATGTGCACAACTGTTGAGCGAGCACCAGGGGCAGGTTGTGAGCGTTCAGGCGCTGAAGTCGTGGAATCGCAAGGAACAAAGCCTGTCTGCCGGTACCCGGCGTGAAGAAGGCCAGGTACAACAACTGCAAGGGCAGCAGGAACAGCGTGAGGTGGAGGTAGGTATCGCGCAGAAGCACGTCACCCAGTGCCTTCGCCAAGTAGAAAAACTGCAGGAATTGGCCAATTTACTCACGCAGGAACCGCTATGA
- a CDS encoding type III secretion system HrpP C-terminal domain-containing protein, whose product MNAISANTPERQRRRDPREDRVHEVGAPVPWEQRQLFSQLFGDDEQDSGRSASQPGTRAGGDLAMVEALSEQLIPRLQSGSTWPLTVAMYLPRLGRINARIRREGAGWNIELEAQQEATARWLYGVRHQCEHRLAASLALPVALCVANSAPA is encoded by the coding sequence ATGAACGCTATTTCAGCCAACACGCCTGAACGCCAACGCCGACGCGACCCTCGCGAGGACCGTGTCCACGAGGTGGGCGCCCCAGTGCCTTGGGAGCAACGGCAGCTCTTTAGCCAATTGTTCGGTGATGACGAACAGGATTCGGGCCGTAGCGCGTCACAGCCCGGAACCCGGGCCGGCGGCGATCTCGCCATGGTCGAGGCGTTGTCGGAGCAGTTGATACCTCGGCTGCAAAGCGGCTCGACGTGGCCGCTGACAGTGGCCATGTACTTGCCACGCCTGGGGCGGATCAATGCCCGTATTCGTCGAGAAGGGGCGGGGTGGAATATCGAGCTTGAAGCGCAGCAGGAAGCAACAGCACGCTGGCTCTACGGCGTACGGCACCAATGTGAGCACAGGCTCGCCGCGAGCCTGGCGTTACCGGTGGCGCTGTGCGTGGCGAATTCGGCGCCGGCATGA
- a CDS encoding FliM/FliN family flagellar motor switch protein: MMLPSLALRTVRADAVAARRRLGRGLRMPFQVAEQRGELRLEPGTEPVGAQSLCFETTSGVLAFSEPGPQLSLMGECPVTLAQAGNDPDSWFWALFQHYLSPQIRDLFGYMRLLETDRPEGFGCRLSVSLGASRVMGYLWLSAGSFLALCEAAPWRSIAAPLPGQFQLAIAVTLGRMRLTIAQVRSLRAGDVLVPELALFQAQGSGYVQVGRHRLRGSIDDENGTLCLTLSSIEDTSVDENFAAHAYSEDAQDEPVVDIFGHEPFDELSMALNVRCGTLNLTLGELRNLGPGSVLGVTGYAPGLAGLYYGDRPIGQGQLVEVDGRLGLQLSRVLFGR, from the coding sequence ATGATGTTGCCCTCTCTGGCCTTGCGCACTGTGAGGGCTGATGCAGTGGCTGCCCGGCGACGGCTGGGGCGTGGGTTGCGCATGCCGTTCCAGGTGGCCGAACAGCGCGGTGAATTACGCCTGGAGCCTGGCACTGAGCCGGTTGGCGCTCAGTCGCTGTGCTTTGAAACCACCAGTGGGGTATTGGCGTTCAGCGAACCGGGGCCGCAATTGAGCTTGATGGGTGAGTGCCCGGTGACGTTGGCCCAGGCCGGCAACGATCCGGACTCCTGGTTCTGGGCATTGTTTCAGCACTACTTGAGCCCGCAGATACGTGACCTGTTCGGCTATATGCGGCTGCTGGAGACGGATCGCCCCGAGGGGTTCGGTTGCCGGCTCAGCGTGTCCCTGGGCGCCTCACGGGTCATGGGCTACCTGTGGCTGAGCGCTGGAAGCTTCCTCGCGTTGTGCGAGGCCGCCCCATGGCGCTCTATCGCTGCACCGCTGCCGGGGCAGTTTCAACTGGCGATTGCCGTCACCCTGGGACGCATGCGCCTGACCATTGCACAGGTACGCAGCCTGCGCGCCGGTGATGTGCTGGTCCCCGAGCTCGCGCTGTTCCAGGCGCAGGGCAGCGGTTATGTGCAGGTTGGCAGGCATCGGCTGCGGGGCAGTATTGACGATGAAAACGGGACTCTGTGCCTGACCCTTTCTTCTATCGAGGACACGTCTGTGGACGAGAATTTTGCGGCGCACGCCTACTCCGAGGATGCGCAGGATGAACCTGTGGTGGATATCTTTGGCCACGAGCCATTCGATGAGTTGAGCATGGCGCTGAATGTTCGCTGCGGCACACTCAACCTCACGCTGGGCGAGTTGCGCAATCTGGGGCCTGGTTCCGTGCTGGGCGTTACCGGCTACGCACCTGGCCTGGCAGGCCTGTATTACGGCGATCGGCCGATTGGGCAGGGCCAGTTGGTGGAAGTCGACGGCCGCCTGGGCTTGCAGTTGTCCCGCGTGCTATTCGGCCGATGA
- the sctS gene encoding type III secretion system export apparatus subunit SctS, giving the protein MEPIVLFKQGMLLVVVLTAPPLIVAVVVGVLTSLIQALMQVQDQTLPFGVKLVAVGVTLIMTGRWIGVELIQLINLTFDMIGRSALN; this is encoded by the coding sequence ATGGAACCGATCGTACTGTTCAAACAGGGCATGTTGCTGGTGGTGGTGTTGACCGCCCCGCCGCTGATCGTAGCGGTGGTGGTGGGCGTACTGACCTCGTTGATTCAGGCGCTGATGCAGGTGCAGGACCAGACCCTGCCGTTTGGTGTCAAGCTGGTGGCGGTGGGTGTCACGCTGATCATGACTGGGCGCTGGATCGGCGTTGAGTTGATCCAACTGATCAACCTGACGTTCGACATGATCGGCCGTTCGGCCCTTAACTGA
- the sctT gene encoding type III secretion system export apparatus subunit SctT, whose product MLHYFELLPSLVIGMARIYPCAFLVAAFCFQHIRGMPRHTIVMVMALIPAPGIHAALEGLDYSGLMLAALALKELALGVVLGVLLSMPFWMFESVGALLDNQRGALAGGQLNPSLGPDATPIGHMLKQLAIFLLMVTLGLGALTQVIWDSYLIWPPTVWFPLPGPNGFGVFIALLGDTFTHMMLYAAPFIAVLLLLEFGIALLGVYSQQLQVSTLAPPLKSLAGIGVLLLYFALLQDLIVGRMSLLGDLKHSLGLLFKVAMP is encoded by the coding sequence GTGCTGCATTATTTCGAGTTGCTGCCAAGCCTGGTGATCGGCATGGCGCGCATTTATCCCTGTGCCTTTCTGGTCGCTGCATTCTGTTTTCAACATATTCGTGGCATGCCCCGGCACACGATCGTGATGGTCATGGCATTGATCCCCGCGCCGGGTATCCATGCAGCGTTGGAGGGGCTGGATTACTCGGGCCTCATGCTCGCCGCATTGGCGCTCAAGGAGTTGGCCCTTGGGGTAGTGCTGGGCGTGTTGCTGTCGATGCCGTTCTGGATGTTCGAGTCGGTGGGCGCGCTGCTGGATAACCAGCGAGGCGCGTTGGCCGGGGGCCAGCTCAACCCGTCGCTGGGCCCGGACGCAACGCCCATCGGGCATATGCTCAAGCAGTTGGCGATTTTTCTGTTGATGGTCACCCTGGGGCTTGGCGCACTGACCCAGGTGATCTGGGACAGCTACCTGATCTGGCCACCGACGGTGTGGTTCCCGTTGCCGGGGCCCAACGGATTCGGTGTATTTATCGCGCTGCTCGGGGATACGTTCACCCACATGATGCTCTACGCCGCGCCCTTTATCGCCGTGCTGCTGTTGCTGGAGTTCGGCATCGCGCTGCTGGGTGTTTACAGTCAGCAGTTGCAGGTGAGCACACTGGCTCCGCCACTCAAGAGCCTCGCAGGTATCGGTGTCCTCTTGCTGTATTTTGCGTTATTGCAGGATCTGATCGTCGGGCGTATGAGTTTGCTGGGTGACCTCAAGCATTCCCTTGGGCTGCTGTTCAAGGTGGCGATGCCATGA
- the sctU gene encoding type III secretion system export apparatus subunit SctU: MSDSGEKKHPASAKKLRDQRKKGQVSQSQDVGKLLALTAIGEIALYTAQSSLQRFEQLMVLPISRMNQPFVRALEEVLFDGVVVFLSFALLMVGVAIATKLISSWLQVGFLFAPEALKLDFNRVNPMSQLKQMFSAQSVMNLLMSVAKAFLLGLIVYLVVWPSLGTLINLANSDLQSYLLALIALFRYLLHACLGLLLVLALTDLTLQKYFFAKRMRMTQVEVVKEYKDMEGDPHVKGQRRSLAYQLAQEEPKVKLPKLEESDMLVVNPTHFAVALYYRRGKTPLPQLVAKGTDAQARKLIDRAKAADVPVIQCVWLARTIYEKKLGAPIPRETLQAVALIYRTLRELDDEAKRETLTLPELERR, from the coding sequence ATGAGCGACTCGGGAGAGAAAAAACACCCCGCCTCCGCTAAAAAGCTGCGTGACCAGCGTAAGAAAGGCCAAGTCTCCCAGAGCCAGGATGTAGGCAAGTTGCTGGCGCTGACCGCCATCGGCGAAATCGCGCTGTATACCGCACAAAGCAGTTTGCAACGTTTCGAACAATTGATGGTGTTACCGATTTCACGCATGAATCAGCCCTTCGTGCGGGCGCTGGAAGAAGTGCTGTTCGATGGGGTGGTGGTGTTTCTATCGTTCGCCTTATTGATGGTTGGAGTGGCGATTGCCACGAAGCTGATCAGCAGTTGGTTGCAAGTCGGGTTTCTGTTCGCCCCGGAAGCGCTCAAGCTCGATTTCAATCGGGTCAATCCCATGAGCCAACTCAAGCAAATGTTCTCCGCCCAGTCGGTGATGAACCTGCTGATGAGCGTGGCCAAAGCGTTTCTCCTGGGCTTGATCGTGTATCTGGTGGTCTGGCCCTCTCTGGGCACGCTGATTAACCTGGCCAACAGCGATCTGCAAAGCTACCTGCTGGCGCTGATTGCGCTGTTCCGCTATCTGCTCCATGCCTGCCTCGGATTGCTGTTGGTGTTGGCATTGACCGACCTGACCCTGCAAAAGTACTTCTTCGCCAAGCGCATGCGCATGACCCAGGTCGAAGTGGTCAAGGAATACAAGGACATGGAGGGTGACCCGCACGTCAAGGGGCAGCGCCGCTCGTTGGCATACCAGTTGGCGCAGGAGGAACCCAAGGTCAAGTTGCCCAAGCTGGAAGAGTCGGACATGTTGGTCGTCAACCCGACCCACTTTGCCGTCGCCCTGTATTACCGTCGCGGCAAGACGCCATTGCCGCAGTTGGTGGCCAAGGGCACGGATGCGCAGGCGCGCAAACTGATCGATCGCGCCAAGGCAGCTGATGTTCCGGTCATTCAATGCGTATGGCTGGCCCGCACGATTTACGAGAAAAAGCTCGGAGCGCCGATTCCTCGAGAGACGTTGCAGGCCGTGGCGTTGATCTACCGTACCTTGCGTGAGCTGGACGATGAAGCCAAGCGTGAAACCCTCACGTTGCCAGAGCTGGAGCGGCGCTGA
- a CDS encoding transcriptional regulator yields MEAASDAYLKRQMLIDNLVSGASAHQQLCQGITFGSCDAGARKGVALQIASMALQAGQLERVLERRFEQALAFDGCYIYLDKQGALVIWHALPTQRQALDNILSRMLSLANLQALDLSVTR; encoded by the coding sequence ATGGAGGCAGCGTCAGACGCTTATCTGAAACGCCAGATGCTCATCGACAACCTGGTGAGCGGTGCGTCCGCTCACCAGCAGTTGTGTCAGGGGATCACGTTCGGCTCCTGCGATGCCGGCGCCCGCAAGGGCGTTGCATTGCAAATCGCGAGCATGGCCCTGCAAGCTGGGCAATTGGAACGGGTACTGGAGCGTCGTTTTGAACAGGCGTTGGCGTTTGACGGCTGCTATATCTATCTGGACAAACAGGGCGCACTGGTTATCTGGCACGCCCTGCCCACCCAGCGCCAGGCACTGGACAACATCCTCAGCCGGATGCTGTCCCTGGCCAACCTGCAAGCGCTGGACCTCTCAGTGACACGCTGA
- the hrpT gene encoding HrpT family type III secretion system protein, protein MNHKLLHATLLGIVLLATGCTPTCKGDSCSRPQSSKDKMVVWWPPQMRVEPGPAGERSDYQTISLER, encoded by the coding sequence ATGAACCACAAACTGTTGCACGCCACACTGCTGGGCATCGTATTGCTTGCCACCGGTTGCACGCCTACCTGCAAAGGCGACTCCTGCTCACGCCCGCAATCGAGCAAGGACAAGATGGTGGTCTGGTGGCCGCCCCAGATGCGCGTCGAACCCGGCCCCGCCGGCGAACGTTCAGACTACCAAACGATCTCGCTGGAACGATGA
- the sctC gene encoding type III secretion system outer membrane ring subunit SctC, protein MYNKNHKCHSLRQDSPGAPSRRTSWYSMLLLSCLFAPVENSLAAIPSEWKNTAYAYEAEHKPLREVLEDFAQTFGTQLQIEGLLEGDVNGKIRANTPQSLLDRLGVEHRFQWYLYNNTLFVSTLDQQESARLEVSSETVSDLKQALTDIGLLDSRFGWGELPEDGIVLVSGPKSYIEQIKQFSSQRRSADEKQSVLTFPLKFANAADRQIEYRSEKIVIPGVASMLRGLLEPRSASTLSGLAQRSASQSQPAPVTPSFPRLGNPLLGQLLSPPASTDAGMSITPRAPVGTSRIRVEADVRNNAILIYDLPERQAMYRELISQLDVARKLVEIDAIILDIERTQLNEFGIKWGFQNSRFRGGVNMAPGTASQLSIGRLDRFYADIRALESRGLATMVSNPSVLTLENQPAIIDFNRTQYLTAGTENATILPITVGTSFQVVPRVITSRGGHQIHLAIDIEDGNFDESNPERIGPDVRRGKVSTQAVMAEKRSLVVGGFHVTESTDKQNKVPVLGNIPLLGKALFSSTERQNNRRERLFILTPRVIGDQSDPSRYLPKDDQAELQAALKPLARRYAPHQPVINRSDITSTLAHLVSGEVPKAFKAEPMPLGLSTLCSTRDLLALNTERSQWYAGPHYNVAVVVLRNQFKRNVRIDEKECSNSQTLAVTVWPRAWLKPGEEAEVFIAMRPVIKDEHLSEPRPSLLTPTRTTSP, encoded by the coding sequence ATGTATAACAAGAACCACAAATGCCACAGTTTGCGCCAGGATTCGCCGGGTGCTCCAAGCAGACGTACATCCTGGTACAGCATGCTCCTGCTTTCCTGCCTGTTTGCTCCAGTAGAAAACTCGCTGGCCGCTATTCCCTCTGAATGGAAAAACACGGCCTACGCCTATGAAGCCGAACACAAGCCTCTACGGGAAGTGCTTGAGGATTTTGCCCAGACCTTTGGCACGCAACTGCAAATCGAAGGCCTGCTGGAGGGCGATGTCAACGGCAAGATTCGAGCGAACACGCCGCAGTCACTGCTGGACAGACTGGGCGTAGAGCACCGCTTCCAGTGGTATCTCTACAACAACACCTTATTCGTCAGCACCCTGGATCAACAGGAGTCCGCACGCCTGGAAGTCTCTTCGGAGACGGTTTCCGACCTTAAGCAGGCGCTCACTGATATCGGGTTGCTCGATAGCCGATTCGGCTGGGGTGAGTTGCCCGAAGACGGTATCGTTCTGGTTTCCGGCCCCAAGAGCTATATCGAACAGATCAAGCAATTCAGCAGCCAGCGGCGCTCTGCGGATGAAAAACAGAGCGTGCTGACGTTCCCGCTGAAGTTCGCCAATGCCGCAGACCGTCAAATAGAGTACCGCAGCGAAAAGATCGTCATCCCTGGCGTCGCCAGCATGCTGCGCGGGCTGTTGGAGCCGCGCTCCGCGTCGACGCTTTCCGGCCTGGCGCAACGCTCCGCGTCCCAGTCCCAGCCCGCGCCGGTCACACCCAGCTTCCCGCGCCTGGGTAACCCGCTGCTGGGGCAACTGCTCAGCCCACCGGCATCTACGGATGCCGGCATGTCGATTACGCCTCGGGCGCCAGTGGGCACCAGCCGAATCCGCGTTGAGGCTGACGTGCGCAACAACGCCATCCTGATTTATGACCTGCCGGAGCGGCAAGCGATGTATCGCGAGTTGATCAGCCAACTTGATGTCGCACGCAAATTGGTGGAAATCGACGCGATCATCCTCGACATCGAGCGCACGCAGCTAAACGAATTCGGCATCAAATGGGGCTTCCAGAACAGTCGCTTCCGTGGCGGCGTCAACATGGCGCCCGGTACCGCTTCCCAACTATCGATCGGACGCCTTGATCGCTTCTATGCCGATATCCGCGCGCTGGAATCCCGCGGGCTGGCAACCATGGTCTCCAATCCCTCGGTGCTGACCCTGGAAAACCAACCGGCAATCATCGATTTCAACCGCACTCAGTACCTGACCGCCGGCACTGAAAACGCAACGATCCTTCCCATTACCGTGGGTACCAGTTTTCAGGTGGTTCCCCGGGTGATCACCAGCCGGGGCGGCCATCAGATTCATTTGGCGATAGACATCGAAGACGGTAATTTTGACGAATCCAACCCCGAACGTATCGGCCCGGATGTACGCCGGGGCAAGGTCAGCACCCAAGCCGTGATGGCGGAAAAGCGCTCGCTGGTGGTGGGTGGGTTCCACGTCACCGAAAGCACCGACAAACAAAACAAGGTCCCCGTGCTGGGGAACATACCGTTACTGGGCAAGGCGCTGTTCTCCTCGACCGAACGGCAGAATAACCGGCGTGAGCGGCTGTTTATCCTGACCCCACGGGTGATCGGCGATCAGTCGGATCCTTCGCGCTATTTGCCTAAGGACGATCAGGCCGAACTGCAAGCTGCGCTCAAGCCATTGGCACGGCGCTACGCCCCCCATCAGCCGGTGATTAACCGCAGCGATATCACCAGCACCCTGGCGCACCTGGTCAGTGGCGAAGTGCCCAAGGCGTTCAAGGCCGAGCCAATGCCCCTGGGACTGAGCACGTTGTGCAGCACCCGCGACTTGCTGGCGCTGAATACCGAGCGCAGCCAATGGTATGCAGGCCCGCACTACAACGTGGCGGTGGTGGTGCTGCGCAATCAGTTCAAGCGCAATGTGCGCATCGATGAGAAGGAATGCAGCAATTCGCAAACGCTGGCGGTCACCGTGTGGCCGCGTGCCTGGCTCAAGCCTGGTGAAGAAGCTGAAGTGTTTATCGCCATGCGTCCGGTCATCAAGGATGAACATCTGAGCGAGCCACGCCCTTCCCTGCTCACCCCAACCCGGACAACCTCACCATGA
- a CDS encoding type III secretion protein, protein MEALIRDWLNRREPQLTLVEGDDEITLKRQDAFILVAAQLTSRPSDNTTPLSWLRLGAASLSLFQGALVRKADSGELWLIQTLRDGIAEAHMFACLETLLNQRDIWRATFTRLARPAQPLRPSSLRSLPY, encoded by the coding sequence ATGGAAGCGCTCATCCGTGACTGGTTAAACCGTCGCGAGCCACAACTCACGTTAGTGGAAGGCGACGACGAGATCACTCTGAAGCGCCAAGACGCTTTTATTCTGGTGGCGGCTCAGCTGACGTCGAGACCTTCAGATAACACGACACCACTAAGTTGGCTGCGCCTGGGCGCCGCCAGCTTGAGTCTTTTCCAGGGCGCGTTGGTTCGAAAAGCGGACAGTGGCGAACTTTGGCTCATCCAGACCCTGCGGGATGGAATAGCAGAGGCCCACATGTTCGCGTGCCTAGAAACCCTGCTCAACCAACGCGACATATGGCGTGCCACGTTCACGCGCCTGGCCCGCCCTGCCCAGCCTCTCAGACCCAGCTCGCTACGGTCACTGCCGTATTAA
- a CDS encoding type III secretion protein, which produces MSTPKSLSSQALKNADSAYKNYDSFPIEDMQGEQDAEFFYNLMKQMTVTNALFTENLRIEHQSLKTAIESFQ; this is translated from the coding sequence ATGAGCACACCTAAGTCGCTCTCTTCTCAAGCATTAAAAAATGCCGACTCTGCGTATAAAAATTATGACTCATTTCCTATCGAAGACATGCAGGGTGAACAAGATGCCGAGTTCTTCTATAACTTAATGAAGCAGATGACTGTGACCAACGCGCTCTTTACTGAAAACCTGCGGATTGAGCATCAGTCTCTGAAAACAGCTATCGAAAGTTTTCAATAA
- the sctL gene encoding type III secretion system stator protein SctL, which yields MLCRRTIELFKNAPGVPRSVIPREELANWKQAELLLKDANEQAEQLLSLTEKKCEALREKASVEVWQRADAQLKRWERDRQAMCDKLEQHASAITNEAIRRLLDETVAPARLVALLNQLMTLQVPEVSATLLCHPHDMNEIKQHLAYQKAVVWKLHADETTAPQTLVLKTDEGDFRISWNSMLTAFFKRGEAMAPDV from the coding sequence ATGCTATGCCGACGTACCATTGAGCTATTCAAAAACGCGCCCGGGGTCCCACGCAGCGTGATTCCTCGAGAGGAGCTTGCCAATTGGAAGCAGGCAGAACTGCTGTTGAAGGACGCCAATGAACAGGCTGAACAACTGCTGAGCCTGACGGAAAAAAAATGCGAAGCGCTGCGCGAGAAGGCGTCTGTGGAAGTCTGGCAACGCGCCGATGCGCAACTCAAGCGATGGGAGCGTGACCGTCAAGCCATGTGCGACAAGCTCGAACAACATGCCAGTGCAATTACCAATGAGGCTATTCGTCGTCTGCTTGATGAGACGGTAGCGCCCGCCAGGCTGGTCGCCCTTCTTAACCAATTAATGACACTCCAAGTTCCAGAGGTCAGCGCAACCCTGCTCTGCCACCCCCATGATATGAACGAGATAAAACAACACCTTGCCTATCAGAAAGCCGTTGTTTGGAAACTTCACGCTGACGAGACAACAGCGCCCCAAACGCTGGTATTGAAAACAGATGAGGGAGATTTTCGTATCAGCTGGAACTCCATGCTCACTGCCTTTTTTAAACGCGGCGAAGCGATGGCTCCAGACGTCTAA
- a CDS encoding type III secretion protein, whose translation MTLSAELSMREHLAWAHWWAFPWKYAHEDWRGNQYATIEALYQRGRRVPGDLTGVAACLPPAPQPTVLHLALSSNEQLDLALTLIHDTFNPEACPSLSDTHHLWCIRLSKALPPAMLSPQDDPLRLLHSWLDPIIWQRIRLRFARERASEVEKRQLCLENASSRLDTLWQAVVWRVMSLPGETIAHGLNG comes from the coding sequence ATGACGCTTAGCGCCGAACTCTCAATGCGTGAGCACCTGGCCTGGGCTCACTGGTGGGCATTTCCCTGGAAATATGCCCATGAAGACTGGAGGGGTAACCAGTACGCCACGATTGAAGCGCTTTATCAGCGTGGACGTCGGGTGCCGGGCGACCTGACAGGTGTGGCAGCCTGTTTACCCCCGGCTCCCCAACCCACCGTGTTGCACCTGGCACTCTCTTCAAATGAACAACTCGACCTGGCGTTGACGCTGATTCACGACACCTTCAACCCTGAGGCCTGCCCCTCCTTGAGCGACACGCACCACCTGTGGTGCATACGTCTCTCCAAGGCGCTGCCCCCTGCCATGCTGTCACCCCAAGACGATCCGTTGCGACTTCTGCATAGCTGGCTCGATCCCATTATCTGGCAGCGCATCAGGTTGCGCTTCGCCCGTGAACGCGCGAGTGAAGTTGAAAAGAGGCAGCTGTGCCTTGAAAACGCGAGCAGCCGTTTGGATACGCTGTGGCAGGCGGTAGTCTGGCGCGTCATGTCACTGCCTGGTGAAACGATAGCCCATGGCTTGAACGGGTAA
- the sctJ gene encoding type III secretion system inner membrane ring lipoprotein SctJ: protein MTNLLPIALLLVVALLLNGCSDRVELHRQLSEQEANEVIAELADKHIRAQKVPAKDGVVVTINASDIGRAVRTLEAAGLPKVARTTLGDTFRKEGVISTPLEERARYIYALSQELEATLSNIDGVIVARVHVVLPERIAPGEPVQPASASVFIKHDPRLDPDNITARVRRMVASSIPGMATAIDNPQKLTVIFVPAAAYQEQQRLVYFGPFLVPDEDLGLWRNSVTIFLLGVMAAMGVTVFLYRRRQRFVPKPTVVSELSGTAHDA from the coding sequence ATGACGAATCTCCTGCCTATTGCATTGCTCTTGGTGGTTGCACTCCTGTTGAACGGGTGCAGCGACCGTGTCGAACTTCATCGCCAACTCTCAGAACAAGAAGCTAATGAGGTCATCGCAGAATTGGCAGACAAGCATATTCGCGCCCAAAAGGTCCCCGCTAAAGATGGCGTCGTCGTGACGATAAACGCCAGCGACATCGGTCGCGCAGTGCGCACGTTGGAGGCAGCCGGCCTGCCCAAAGTGGCCAGAACCACGCTGGGCGATACGTTTCGTAAAGAGGGTGTCATTTCCACGCCCCTGGAAGAGCGAGCGCGCTACATCTATGCGTTGTCGCAAGAACTTGAGGCCACGCTGTCCAATATTGACGGTGTCATCGTTGCCCGGGTTCACGTGGTATTGCCGGAACGCATCGCGCCCGGTGAGCCGGTCCAACCCGCTTCCGCCTCAGTATTCATAAAACATGATCCACGGCTTGATCCCGATAACATCACCGCGCGCGTTCGCCGAATGGTGGCAAGCAGCATCCCAGGCATGGCCACAGCCATCGACAATCCGCAAAAACTGACCGTGATATTCGTACCCGCCGCGGCTTATCAGGAACAACAACGCCTGGTGTATTTTGGCCCGTTCCTGGTACCCGATGAGGACCTCGGTTTATGGCGAAACAGCGTAACCATTTTCCTGCTAGGTGTGATGGCCGCTATGGGCGTCACGGTGTTTTTATACCGTAGACGTCAGCGTTTTGTGCCTAAACCAACGGTAGTCAGCGAATTGAGCGGTACGGCTCATGACGCTTAG
- a CDS encoding EscI/YscI/HrpB family type III secretion system inner rod protein, producing MQITRKLSEEDAGFDSADITRAPSTCQGDACFFTSMLDPASTTSTFAGEAYSSPVLAEAVAPLKDSKKRMATLLKSTNQELDIEKFRKFPSVLSNIQLTSQLLVKCLAKTTQGIEKISNLQ from the coding sequence ATGCAAATAACCCGCAAGCTCTCCGAAGAAGATGCAGGTTTCGATTCCGCCGACATCACACGAGCCCCGTCGACGTGTCAGGGAGACGCCTGTTTCTTTACATCAATGCTAGACCCCGCCTCCACGACGAGTACGTTCGCTGGCGAAGCGTATAGTTCTCCCGTACTGGCAGAAGCTGTCGCCCCCTTGAAAGACTCGAAAAAACGCATGGCGACTTTACTGAAGTCAACCAACCAAGAGCTTGATATAGAAAAATTCAGGAAATTTCCAAGTGTATTATCCAATATTCAGCTGACGTCCCAGCTGTTAGTCAAATGCCTTGCCAAGACAACTCAAGGCATCGAAAAAATATCCAACCTGCAATAG